aggggtaaagttgtcatagaacccctcatccaagAAACCGGTTCTCAACGAAGGCTTGTTCCCGTTGTTCGTGCTTGTCCTCCGTAGGGCCCccaggctccgtatatatataagGGCATCATACGTCCTTTAGAGTCTTCTTTCTCATTCTTAAAGATAAACTTCTCTATTTATGGGATACCTTAGGTAcctacatatatttttctttcattcaaGGATCCTCCTCACGAAAATAGAGATATGATCTAAGAATTACGAAAAACTCTGAAATGTTCGGATATGATAATTATCCAATAGTGATCGTCACTTTGCTACTCTAACTTTACTCTATAAGTATTCTGTTTATTGAGGGCCACCCTGTAATGGCACATGAGCTAGACCACAACTGGTGTGTGTAAACACAAGAATCGATACTTCAACTAATCAAATTTAGTCGATGTGTTTTCTAAAATTTACATGCTGGTTAGCCCAACGAACAAATGTGCAAAGCTCCCAATGGCCCAACTCAACGCATATGCATATGACTCCTAATGGCCTAACGCCCAAACCCAGACTCCTAGAGACGTAAAGGCGCACATATAAGTCACAACGCTCAGTGGAGTGGAGGCGACGCTCAATGGTCGGGCAGAGGGCAACGACGCGGCCGTGACGAGGCACGACTGCAAGACTGAGACGGGTTAGTGTGGCACGACCGAggtggcacgggacgggacgaGGCTGCATGACTACAGTGAGCATCAGTTTCTCGACACAATAGTCCGATTGCTCACTGCTTAGTATCTTGAATGCATGTTTTCCTCTGGAAAATGAGTGTTATGCAAATTGTAAAATCTCATAAATCAAGAGAAAGACTATTGATTCCGAAAGACGATGAACTGATTGTAAGAGCAACTTCACAGTTGAGCTAGCTGCTAGCTCTTATTTTATCATCTTATCACCACATCATCCAAAAGATAGTATAAAAGACCATTACTCTAACAGTTTAGCTCATACACTCTCCAAAATAAATGTTAGCCCCACATGGTTAGATTTTATtaatcctcctcctctctcttccacATCCCACAGCTAGGACTCACGAGCTTGCCGCGGTATGACTGAGTCTAGCTCTTCAAGAGCTAGCACACTCTCCGTCCGCTAGCTAAAAAACCAACGTGGAGTTGCTATCGCTAGCTGAGGTGGCTTCGTTGGAGCTGCTCTAAGTTCGATTCTTGTTTTATAGTTCCTTTATATTGAGTGTTGAAattgttataaaaaaattgtacttCAAATCTTTTCATTGTTATCAAACAATTTTTCAATTATATACGCCAATTGTTAAAATGATAGCACGCCACTGCCTGCGCGGAAGTCTCTGCTCGGCAGCTCCGCCTCCTTTCCGCCCCACGCATAGCACGCATGCAACACATGTGCGCGGTGcggccgagccgagccgagccgagctcagctcagctcgttGGTGGTGGGCGCGGCTATATATGGTGCTGCTCCCACTGCGAGAAAGGTAGCGGGCGCAAGCAGAGACCGGTCCAAGAACCGGAGGGAGTGAGAACAATCGTTTCCACCATCCCGCGAGAGCGAGCTGTTTTGACCcggatttcttcttcttcttttggtcCTGCGCCAATTTTAACTGCTACGATCGATTCGAGGGGAAGATTCCAATTCTGGTCATGGCGTCGTCGATGGAGCTGCTGGGGAGATCTTTCTTGCCGGGCTCTGCaggcgtggcggcggcggttcgGGAGCGGGGAGGCGGGCTCTGCTTCGCCGCGGTTGGGAgacaggggaggaggaggcagctgAGGTCGACGGCGCCGGTGGGGGCCCTGGCCGAGCGGGCCGTCGTGActccggcgccggcggagaGGCCCGGGgccgcgccgccggagtcgCACCCGCAGAGCGTGGCGGCGCGGGCCGTGGTGACGGTGCGGCGGAGGCGGAAGGAGGACGCCAAGCAGCGGGTCGTCGAGCAACTGGACGCGTACGCCGACAGGGTCGGCCGGAGCGTCCTCCTCGAGCTCGTCAGCACGGAGACCGACCCAAGTAAGGCTTCCACCATCCCATCCCCGCCGCCGACGCGCGAAGCTTCACGACGCCTTGGACTTCCATGGCTACCGCGTCGCGCCGCATCTTTGAATTGTACTAGCACGAtttactcctctttttcttccctttttctcctctcctcgcttTCCGACCGCTGCTTCAGCTTCATGGAGAATATTCCAGGTGGTGCGGTGCGTCTTGGCCTCGGGGCCTTGTCTCCGACTCATCTTTTCCAAATGGACCATCACGTGGAGCACCCACCATCTCTGtctcttgatcttgatttgTTTCAGCTGCGATTTTTACTCTCTCCATCTGTATTGTACGGATGCATCGAAATCAAATCGAATGATGCAAAAGCAGAGCATTTAGCTGACTGAATCTTTGCCGGCGTGTTGGCAGGAAAAGGGGGCCCCAAGAAGAGCAAGCGGTCCCGGCTGGTGGGCTGGTTCGAGAAGAAGGACGTCAAGGCGGAGCGGGTGGTATACACGGCTGAGTTCTCCATCGACGCGTCCTTCGGCGAGCCGGGCGCGGTGACCGTGCTCAACCGGCACACGCGCGAGTTCTTCATCGAGAGCATCGTCGTCGAGGGCTTCCCGTCCGGGCCCGCGCAATTCACCTGCAACTCGTGGGTCCAGCCCACCCGCGTGGACCGCAACCCGCGCGTGTTCTTCACCAACAAGCCGTACCTGCCGTCCGAGACGCCGCCGGGGCTGCAGGGGCTCCGGCGGCAGGAGCTCACCGACCTGAGGGGCGACGGCACCGGCGAGCGCAGGACCACAGACCGGGTGTACGACTACGACGTGTACAACGACCTCGGCCACCCGGACAAGGGCGCAGAGTTCGCCCGTCCCGTCCTCGGCGGCGAGCTACTGCCGTACCCGCGGCGGATGCGGACGGGCCGGCCCAGCACCGCCACAGGCAAGCTTCGCTTTCCCTCTCACTTGTCGCCACCATCGTCTACTGTCAAATAAATTCCCCGACAGTAACAGTGGCCTCCCTGACATGGCGGGAGGGCGCCATCGCCGTCGCGCGTAGCTTTCGTATCCAAACCAGCCGATCGCGCCGACGTTGACCGTCGCTAACGTTTCGCGACCGCTGCGACTTGTGTGCAGACGAGCGCGCGGAGAGCAGGGTGGAGTACCCGGAGCCCATCTACGTGTCGCGGGACGAGGAGTTCGAGGAAGGCAAGAACGAGATGCTGTCGGAGGGCGCGCTCAAGGCGCTGCTCCACAACTTCATGCCGCTGCTGGTGAGCTCCGTCTCGCCGGACATCCAGGACTTCGCCGGCTTCCACGACGTGGACAACCTCTTCAAGGAGGGCCTCCGGATGAAGCAGGCGCTGCAGGACCAGCTGTTCCAGAAGATCCCCTTCGTGCGCAAGATCCAGGAGAACAGCGAGGGCCTCCTCCGCTACGACACCCCCGACATCATCAAGAGTAAGCGAGCAAACCATGCATTAACGCTACGTCGATGATTCATGTCGTGTAGATTCGACACGGTAAGATACGGTGCACGGCGTTGTGTTGTACTGACGCTGTCGTTCGTTTTTCTCCCCCTTTCCGTGTGGCAGAGGACAAGTTTGCGTGGCTGCGCGACGACGAGTTCGCGCGTCAGGCGCTGGCTGGCATCAACCCCGTCAACATCGAGCGTCTTCGGGTAACCTGTCCCTGTCACTGCCGAACCCCAGAGCTCAGCGGCCCCTGTCCGTGAAGCGGAGACGAAAGACGCACCGGTGCTTACTCGTTCGATTTCATGTGTCGTCCAGGCATTCCCGCTGGTGAGCAAGCTGGACCCGGTCGTGTACGGCCCGCCGGAGTCAGCCATCACGGAGGAGCACATCATCGGGCAGCTTGACGGAATGTCTGTGCAGCAGGCGCTGCAGGACAACAGGCTCTACATGCTGGACTTCCACGACATCTTCCTCCCGTTCCTGGATCAGATCAACGCGCAGGACGGGCGGAAGGCCTACGGCACGCGCACGCTCTTCTTCCTGACGGCCTCGGGCACGCTGAAGCCCATCGCGATCGAGCTGTGCCTGCCGCCGATGACCGACGCCTGCAAGCGCGCCAAGCGGGTGTTCACGCCCCCCGCCGACGCCACCAGCAACTGGCTGTGGCAGCTTGCCAAGGCGCACGTGTGCTCCAACGACGCCGGCGTTCACCAGCTCGTCAACCACTGGTACGCCTCCGAACACGACGACCCTGTCAGTCCTGTACGCGCCTGCATTTCCATAAGCTGCTGTTGGTGCATAGGAACTCAGCTGTTCGATCGATGTGCTGCTACACAGGCTGAGGACGCACGCGTGCATGGAGCCGTTCATCATCGCGGCGCACCGGCAGATGAGCGCGATGCACCCGATCTTCAAGCTGCTCAAGCCGCACATGCGGTACACGCTCAAGATCAACGCACTGGCGCGGCAGATCCTCATCAATGGCGACGGCGTCATCGAGTCGGGGTTCACCCCCGGCCGCTACTGCATGGAGATGAGCGCGTTCGCGTACCGGGAGCTCTGGCGGTTCGACCAGGAGGGACTCCCCGCCGATCTCCTCAGAAGGTAAGCACATTAAACTGTTCAGTGCATCACCTGAGAGTGAAATGTCTCTGTTATTGCCACTTGCAGTATCTGCAACAGAAATGGGCTGGGTTCCTTAATTCATTTGGTTTTTTTGGTTGTCACAGAGGCATGGCCGTGGAGGACCCGACCCAGCCGCACGGCCTCCGGCTGCTCATCGAGGACTACCCGTACGCCACGGACGGGCTGCTCCTCTGGTCGGCCATCTCGCGGTGGTGCGACACGTACGTGGCGTTCTACTACCCGTCCGACGAGGCCGTGCAGAGCGACAACGAGCTGCAGTCGTGGTACGCCGAGGCCGTGCAGACGGGGCACGAGGACAAGCGCGACGCGCCGTGGTGGCCGCGCCTGTCGACGCCCTCCGACCTCGCGTCCCTGCTCACCACTCTGCTGTGGCTCACCTCGGCGCAGCACGCGGCGCTCAACTTCGGGCAGTACCCGCTGGGCGGGTACATCCCGAACCGGCCGCCGCTGATGCGCCGGCTGGTTCCCGCGGCGGGCGACCCGGAGTACGCGCACCTGGTCGCGGACCCGCACCGGTTCTTCCTGTCGGCGCTGCCCAGCCTGACGCAGACGACCACGTTCATGACGGTCATCGACACGCTGTCCACGCACTCCGCCGACGAGGAGTACCTCGGGGAGCGCCCCGACGAGGCGTGGACGGCGGACCCGGCCGCGCTGGCGGCGGCTCGTGAGTTCGCGGCCGACGTGGGCCAGGCTGAGGAGGAGATCGAGCGGCGCAACGCCGACACCGCCAGGCGCAACCGGTGCGGCGCCGGCGTGCTGCCGTATGAGCTCATGGCGCCGTCGTCCGAGCCGGGCATCACCTGCCGTGGCATACCCAACAGCGTCACCATTTAGTCTCAGCCCAGCCATGGCCAGATAACGAGATGATTTATACGGGAATTTTTCCTGACATTTCACTCGGGCTTAGAGAAATATAGgcagaaacaaaaaaacaaaaaatctgcTTTGGTCCTCCACCATAGCCAAATTGCCATTGATTTGGGTCCGAATTGGAGGAACTTGGATTTTTGACAAGGGGAGGAAGGAATCGTACTGTAGAATGGGTGTGAATAACTTGTTTATAGAAAAGCAATTAATGGAGCATTATCATTGAGTATAATCATACTGTAGAAAGGTGTATAATCGTATACAGTTCTCTAGAGATCATGTGTTAAGCATCTTTAAACGGAAGCAGCGTTTAATCTTTTAAACTGCCGGCATGCTTATGATGATGAAGCTCGAACTGTTGTAGACAATCTGTGGCATTCTTGTGTGAAATAGAACAATTTTGTTATGTTGGCATGGTTAGTTACTCATTTGATGGTATTATATCAGCAGATACAGTTTATCAAGAACTGAAGATCGAACAGAGCACCAGCGGGTACTGGTCCCAGACGCCCTCATAGGAGCTGCGTTTGGTGCAGCAGCACATTATTTCCAGTTTTCACCGTTCTTCTCCCTCCAGTTTCAGCAGTCAGTCCACAAGACAGATTCTTGCTGTCTTGAGTAAAAATACGAATTTGTACAATATATATGTGAACgtatttaataaaataaatactttttatatttataattttagtatcgGTATTCAACGCAAAGtgggttaaaaataattttttaacacagtgtaaaaaaaagttatttttaacACACCGTAAATCAAAGTACCAAAAATTATGTATATTCGGCATACAATATGCCAAAATACGCTTTTTCTATTCGCAGCATGTCGACCAAcgtatttaaaaaaatagatagtaAATACACTCAGATATACTATACAAATTCATATTTTTGCTTGTCTTGTAGCAGAACTTGCAACCTTGTTAATTGGCATTATGAACCTGTTGATACTGTTAAGTAACAGATTTCTGCTGTTTTGCGAAGCATAAAGTTCTGGACAAGAATCAACGGCGAAAAAACGAAAGCGAACAGAACCAGGAAACAGAAATATAAATCTGAAGCGAATACGGGAAGAGAAGATGCGTCTTCAGAGGAAAAGACGACGGAAATAGCAGATGAGAGAACTGTGTGGACAAGCTGAATGCGACAAGCCATACAAGAGGATGGCAAGCGCCAGAATCTTAGCCCGATCACTCTCGGCAACGTACAGCGCTGAAAACGCTACTGAAAGAAGCGCATCAGAGACTCTAATTTATTGCCACAAAACTAGAAACccagaaacaaaaaagaggGAAGACACAAAAACCAGACCGATGACTGGACGAGATTGCACTAGACTCAAGAAAGCTTCGTGCGATCAACACAGGGCATGATTGATTCAGAGTTTGGTGCTCTGAATCAAAGGACCGAAGAAGCTAGATCCAATGAACAGAAAACCCAGGCGAGGAAAGCAGCCGCGGCATTTGAAGCAGGCGGAAAAGAAGGGCGGCGGCAGGCGATGAACTAGAGTGACAGGCGCGCGCTTTATAGAGAGCGGCTACCGCCGGGGGCTTCGAGCCCTAGCGACTGTGAATTTACTAGTTTGCCCTTGCGGATTGGGTCGCGAGTTCCGCCGCTGCGGGTT
This genomic window from Phragmites australis chromosome 7, lpPhrAust1.1, whole genome shotgun sequence contains:
- the LOC133924305 gene encoding putative lipoxygenase 5 — translated: MASSMELLGRSFLPGSAGVAAAVRERGGGLCFAAVGRQGRRRQLRSTAPVGALAERAVVTPAPAERPGAAPPESHPQSVAARAVVTVRRRRKEDAKQRVVEQLDAYADRVGRSVLLELVSTETDPRKGGPKKSKRSRLVGWFEKKDVKAERVVYTAEFSIDASFGEPGAVTVLNRHTREFFIESIVVEGFPSGPAQFTCNSWVQPTRVDRNPRVFFTNKPYLPSETPPGLQGLRRQELTDLRGDGTGERRTTDRVYDYDVYNDLGHPDKGAEFARPVLGGELLPYPRRMRTGRPSTATDERAESRVEYPEPIYVSRDEEFEEGKNEMLSEGALKALLHNFMPLLVSSVSPDIQDFAGFHDVDNLFKEGLRMKQALQDQLFQKIPFVRKIQENSEGLLRYDTPDIIKKDKFAWLRDDEFARQALAGINPVNIERLRAFPLVSKLDPVVYGPPESAITEEHIIGQLDGMSVQQALQDNRLYMLDFHDIFLPFLDQINAQDGRKAYGTRTLFFLTASGTLKPIAIELCLPPMTDACKRAKRVFTPPADATSNWLWQLAKAHVCSNDAGVHQLVNHWLRTHACMEPFIIAAHRQMSAMHPIFKLLKPHMRYTLKINALARQILINGDGVIESGFTPGRYCMEMSAFAYRELWRFDQEGLPADLLRRGMAVEDPTQPHGLRLLIEDYPYATDGLLLWSAISRWCDTYVAFYYPSDEAVQSDNELQSWYAEAVQTGHEDKRDAPWWPRLSTPSDLASLLTTLLWLTSAQHAALNFGQYPLGGYIPNRPPLMRRLVPAAGDPEYAHLVADPHRFFLSALPSLTQTTTFMTVIDTLSTHSADEEYLGERPDEAWTADPAALAAAREFAADVGQAEEEIERRNADTARRNRCGAGVLPYELMAPSSEPGITCRGIPNSVTI